Proteins encoded together in one Musa acuminata AAA Group cultivar baxijiao chromosome BXJ3-6, Cavendish_Baxijiao_AAA, whole genome shotgun sequence window:
- the LOC135640358 gene encoding probable BOI-related E3 ubiquitin-protein ligase 2, which translates to MAVQAQYPTNAFSPDFRNRALDDVQMMQDPRDLLQLHGGGIGGLGKQEHQILNAGVGFSGRQSEFTCNASGSRKRAREDSMALPSLHNPALSPLIPIPGVLLQSRSLESGATSTSGRHVPSSQAVSPVRDLVSLLLQQNLEIDALVRVQSERLRTGLEEARKRHCRALLSMLEQQAAKRLMEKEAELETASRRNAELEEHVRQLSEENQMWFTMAKNNEAIACGLRTSLEQALLQGASAAAGHERCGDGDGGGAAFPADDAQSCCFEVQERRKACKACGERDVCVLLLPCRHVCVCKDCESKTDTCPVCGSTKNAYLQVFMC; encoded by the exons ATGGCCGTGCAAGCGCAGTATCCCACCAACGCTTTCTCCCCCGATTTCCGCAACCG AGCTCTGGATGATGTACAAATGATGCAAGACCCTCGCGATCTCCTGCAACTCCATGGCGGCGGGATTGGTGGCCTCG GGAAGCAGGAACACCAAATCTTGAACGCCGGCGTCGGGTTCAGCGGTCGGCAGAGCGAGTTCACGTGCAATGCATCCGGGTCCAGGAAGCGTGCGCGGGAAGATTCCATGGCGCTTCCCAGCCTCCACAACCCGGCCCTCTCGCCGCTCATCCCTATCCCCGGCGTCCTCCTGCAGAGCCGGTCGCTCGAGTCCGGTGCAACTTCCACCAGCGGTCGACATGTTCCGTCGTCGCAAGCCGTGTCTCCCGTTCGCGATCTCGTCTCCCTTCTCCTCCAACAGAACCTGGAAATCGACGCCCTCGTCCGCGTGCAG AGCGAGAGGTTGCGGACTGGATTGGAGGAGGCGCGCAAGAGGCATTGCCGGGCGCTACTCTCGATGTTGGAGCAGCAGGCGGCGAAGCGCCTGATGGAGAAGGAAGCCGAGCTGGAGACGGCGAGCCGGCGGAACGCGGAGTTGGAAGAGCACGTGCGGCAGCTGAGCGAAGAGAACCAGATGTGGTTCACCATGGCCAAGAACAACGAAGCCATCGCGTGCGGCCTGCGGACGAGCCTGGAGCAGGCCCTACTCCAGGGCGCCTCCGCTGCCGCCGGTCACGAACGGTGCGGCGACGGAGACGGCGGCGGGGCGGCGTTCCCGGCCGACGACGCGCAGTCGTGCTGCTTCGAGGTGCAAGAGCGGCGCAAGGCCTGCAAGGCGTGCGGGGAACGGGACGTGTGCGTTCTGCTGCTCCCCTGCAGGCACGTTTGCGTATGCAAGGACTGCGAGTCGAAGACCGACACGTGTCCCGTCTGCGGCTCCACCAAGAACGCGTACCTCCAAGTCTTCATGTGCTGA